A region from the Alosa alosa isolate M-15738 ecotype Scorff River chromosome 7, AALO_Geno_1.1, whole genome shotgun sequence genome encodes:
- the LOC125298294 gene encoding polyunsaturated fatty acid lipoxygenase ALOX15B-like, with protein MDTILCTCSIKSRLLIPSLQMFVSESCSWHVYDEDMARITNFDSPFALPAELQFSFTKEIEIFYTGGKHICSSDLASFAEYVRKNWDKDEFFGYQFLNGLNPMMIQRCSKLPKNFPVTEEVVKGLLGKSTLEAEIKKGNIFLCDYKMLDGVRGNVVNGEQQFLTAPLVLLHLDHHGLMLPIAIQLGQTPGPENPIFLPTDSKHDWLLAKICVRAAEYCVQEVDFHLLRTHVLAEVFTLATLRCLPSIHPLYKLLIPHTRYTLHINIMARNLLITEEGVFVRLLRRGTSSLTYSSLCLPENISERGLEDVPNYYYRDDGIQLWNIIYRYVTGVLQHYYTSDEHVQKDTELQSWIREIFTNGFLGRSNTGIPESFQRMEDLLKFVTMVIFTVSAQHAALNNGQFDFGGWMPNYPTALRKPPPKEKGQTTMDTILETLPNVSTTVNSMAILKVLSINSTDHYPLGCFPEELFDEEVPCRCIKDFQEWLKLLSGRIEERNKTLKHPYTYLNPKNVDNSVTL; from the exons ATGGACACCATCCT GTGTACTTGTAGTATAAAATCAAGGTTACTCATCCCCTCCTTGCAGATGTTTGTCTCAGAGTCCTGCTC GTGGCATGTGTACGATGAGGACATGGCCCGCATTACCAACTTTGATTCTCCCTTTGCTCTGCCTGCTGAACTCCAGTTCTCTTTCACAAAGGAAATTGAGATTTTCTACACAGGAGGAAAGCA CATATGTTCTTCTGACTTGGCATCATTTGCAGAATATGTTAGAAAGAACTGGGATAAGGACGAGTTCTTTGGCTACCAGTTCCTGAATGGCCTAAACCCCATGATGATCCAGCGCTGCTCAAAGCTGCCCAAGAACTTCCCCGTCACAGAGGAGGTGGTCAAAGGTCTTCTTGGAAAAAGCACTTTAGAGGCGGAAATAAAA AAAGGAAACATATTCCTGTGCGACTACAAGATGCTGGATGGAGTCAGAGGAAATGTGGTGAACGGTGAACAGCAGTTTCTCACCGCTCCTCTGGTGCTGCTTCACCTCGACCATCATGGCCTGATGCTGCCCATCGCCATACAG TTAGGGCAAACACCTGGACCTGAGAACCCCATCTTCCTGCCTACCGACTCCAAGCATGACTGGCTGCTGGCTAAGATCTGTGTACGGGCCGCGGAGTACTGCGTGCAAGAGGTCGACTTCCACCTGCTGAGAACTCACGTGCTGGCTGAGGTGTTCACCTTGGCAACGTTGCGGTGCCTCCCCTCCATACACCCCCTTTACAAG CTCCTCATTCCCCATACTCGTTACACACTCCACATCAATATCATGGCACGAAATCTGCTGATTACCGAGGAGGGAGTCTTTGTGAGG TTGCTGAGGCGTGGAACCTCCTCCCTGACCTACAGCTCCCTCTGTCTGCCTGAGAACATCTCTGAGAGAGGCCTGGAGGACGTCCCCAACTACTACTACAGAGATGATGGCATACAACTGTGGAACATCATCTACAG GTATGTAACAGGAGTCTTGCAACATTACTACACATCTGATGAGCATGTGCAGAAGGACACAGAACTGCAGAGCTGGATCAGAGAGATTTTCACCAATGGATTCCTGGGAAGGAGCAACACAG GAATACCTGAGTCTTTTCAGAGAATGGAAGATCTCCTCAAGTTTGTTACCATGGTGATCTTTACTGTATCAGCCCAGCATGCTGCTCTCAACAATGGACAG TTTGACTTTGGTGGCTGGATGCCCAACTACCCCACTGCTCTCAGAAAGCCCCCTCCCAAAGAGAAAGGCCAAACCACGATGGACACTATCCTGGAAACCTTACCTAATGTGAGCACAACAGTAAATAGCATGGCTATCCTGAAAGTGCTCAGCATAAATTCAACAgaccat TACCCTCTTGGATGTTTTCCAGAAGAACTGTTTGACGAGGAAGTTCCTTGCCGTTGCATCAAAGATTTTCAGGAGTGGCTAAAGTTGTTGTCTGGTCGAATTGAGGAGCGCAACAAGACGCTGAAGCATCCCTACACCTATCTAAACCCCAAAAATGTGGACAACAGTGTGACACTTTGA